One stretch of Euphorbia lathyris chromosome 7, ddEupLath1.1, whole genome shotgun sequence DNA includes these proteins:
- the LOC136235558 gene encoding SNF2 domain-containing protein CLASSY 1-like → MKRKRLDISKHSFETHPFEVLERGTWRSVEHIEIRDGIVSIHFPDNRRVIEDKGPISNMRVKSRQAEESDCTLFLRPTVDICVLSSSKEDSEVWSDAKINSIERKPHESQCKCRFFIKRYVDQGPLGSEKMKLDKEIEEVGIDRIRILQRLPKCPSEGQFSRWDFSEDCPSLKITKLLLGKFSADLTFLLVASVLKQIAFDVRSVQNKVVYEILACDEDRFSIKSNNHLNSLNFKVDNDIVTSVVHQFAPEADEPQPACDTHETDTNEALALSVPNVRRSKRRNVQPERFLGCDLPPDANVDWVRQLPIRPEKPKEDELFLPLSYVFGPIVNYSAEQTEEEMRVCSSGLIPIEDIPISHFKTKSRKRKPCIVKQKEHQNELAIVPVPSGNDPVDAEQVDSPVKTSGTSQEKNNFSFNFYRKKASPVVQKKQNFELEELMLKSKWKGKPLISNAQSGRYRSRHHKRTSYGEPVTHKRTSLTADAYNRLIRSYVKNIDSTTISKEEPHIVDHWEQFKAKNRFKSEDTEPIPNEDEEEMSETEMLWREMEYALASAYLLEENEVRVSRETMEESVQHCRHVFKLDEEIGILCRICGFVSTEMKYVTAPFMENAGWTAENKSFKNKDYEFKPDEEDGLNILRNYASNEEMSSSEAKENVWALIPDLRTKLHEHQKRAFEFLWKNVAGSLIPANIEKASRKVGGCVVSHTPGAGKTFLIIAFLVSYLKLFPGKRPMVLAPKTTLYTWHKEFIKWNIPIPVHLIHGRRTYRVFRQKGMKFQGSPFQGGLNPGLDVMHVLDCLEKIQKWHAQPSVLVMGYTSFLTLMREDSKFAHRRFMAKVLRESPGLLVLDEGHNPRSTKSRLRKVLMKVQTDLRILLSGTLFQNNFCEYFNTLCLARPKFIKEVLKSLDPKFKRKRETQEKARHLLESRARKFFLDNIARKIDSKETDERMEGLNMLRNMTSRFIDVYEGGASDGLPGLQIYTILMNSTDIQHETLIKLRDIMATYNGYPLELELLITLASIHPWLVKTSNCVNKFFDWEELAKLEKLKNDFKKGSKVMFVLNLIFRVVQKEKVLIFCHNIAPINMFIELFESVFQWQRGREIMSLTGDLELFERGRVMDKFEEPGSPCRVLLASITACAEGISLTAASRVIMLDSEWNPSKTKQAIARAFRPGQQKVVYVYQLLATGTLEEDKYRRTTWKEWVSSMIFSEAFVEDPSRWQAEKIEDDVLREMVGEDKVKSFHMIMKNEKASTG, encoded by the exons ATGAAGAGGAAGCGCTTAGATATTTCTAAGCATTCCTTTGAAACTCACC CTTTTGAAGTCTTAGAAAGAGGTACATGGAGAAGTGTTGAACATATAGAGATTAGAGATGGGATTGTTTCTATCCATTTTCCTGATAATCGTCGCGTGATTGAGGACAAAGGTCCTATCTCGAACATGCGTGTGAAGTCGAGGCAAGCGGAGGAATCTGATTGCACATTGTTTTTGAGACCAACTGTTGATATTTGTGTGCTTTCATCGTCCAAAGAAGATTCAGAG GTGTGGAGCGATGCTAAAATAAATTCTATAGAGAGGAAGCCTCATGAATCTCAATGTAAATGTCGGTTTTTTATAAAACGCTATGTTGATCAAGGCCCTCTTGGATCAGAGAAAATGAAACTTGATAAAGAGATAGAAGAAGTTGGAATTGACCGAATTCGCATCCTTCAAAGGCTTCCAAAATGTCCTAGTGAAGGTCAGTTCAGCCGTTGGGATTTCTCCGAAGACTGCCCTTCCTTGAAGATAACTAAACTGCTCTTAGGGAAATTCTCTGCGGACCTTACGTTTCTACTTGTGGCATCAGTGTTGAAGCAAATTGCATTTGATGTGAGATCAGTTCAAAATAAAGTTGTATATGAAATTTTAGCCTGTGATGAAGACAGATTTTCGATAAAATCGAATAATCATCTGAACTCCTTAAATTTCAAAGTAGACAATGATATTGTGACGTCTGTCGTGCACCAGTTTGCTCCCGAAGCTGATGAGCCTCAGCCTGCTTGTGACACACATGAAACTGATACCAATGAAGCTTTGGCGCTTTCTGTTCCAAATGTTCGGCGATCTAAGCGACGAAATGTTCAACCCGAGCGTTTCCTTGGTTGTGATCTTCCACCTGATGCAAATGTTGACTGGGTTCGACAATTGCCAATCAGGCCGGAAAAGCCAAAAGAAGATGAGCTGTTTTTACCATTGTCATATGTTTTTGGACCGATTGTAAATTATTCCGCAGAGCAAACTGAGGAAGAAATGAGAGTTTGTTCTTCTGGACTAATACCGATCGAGGATATCCCTATTTCACACTTCAAGACTAAATCAAGAAAGCGGAAGCCATGTATAGTTAAGCAAAAGGAACATCAAAATGAACTTGCGATCGTTCCTGTGCCTTCTGGAAATGATCCGGTAGACGCCGAACAGGTGGATTCCCCTGTCAAAACATCAGGAACTTCTCAAGAGAAgaataatttttcattcaactTTTACAGAAAAAAAGCTTCCCCAGTTGTACAGAAGAAGCAGAATTtcgaacttgaagaactaatgTTGAAGAGTAAGTGGAAAGGAAAACCGCTTATTAGCAATGCTCAAAGCGGGAGGTATCGTTCTCGACATCACAAGAGGACTAGTTACGGTGAGCCCGTAACTCATAAGAGGACAAGCTTAACTGCAGATGCATACAATAGACTCATAAGATCTTATGTGAAAAACATTGATTCCACAACCATTTCAAAGGAGGAACCTCATATCGTTGACCATTGGGAACAGTTCAAAGCAAAAAATCGATTCAAAAGTGAAGACACGGAGCCAATACCAAATGAGGATGAGGAAGAAATGTCCGAAACTGAAATGCTGTGGAGAGAAATGGAATATGCTTTGGCATCAGCTTATCTTCTTGAAGAAAACGAG GTTCGAGTTTCAAGAGAGACCATGGAAGAATCAGTTCAACATTGCCGGCATGTATTCAAATTGGATGAAGAAATCGGGATTTTGTGCCGCATATGTGGTTTCGTGAGCACTGAAATGAAATATGTTACAGCGCCATTT ATGGAGAATGCTGGTTGGACGGCAGAAAATAAGTCATTCAAAAATAAAGATTATGAATTTAAGCCAGATGAAGAAGACGGCTTAAACATTTTGAGAAATTATGCTTCCAATGAAGAGATGTCTTCCTCAGAAGCGAAAGAAAACGTGTGGGCCTTAATCCCTGACCTTAGAACAAAACTGCATGAGCACCAGAAAAGAGCTTTTGAATTTTTGTGGAAAAATGTTGCTGGGTCTTTAATTCCAGCAAATATAGAGAAAGCATCTCGAAAGGTTGGTGGTTGTGTCGTCTCCCATACTCCTGGAGCTGGAAAAACGTTCCTTATTATTGCATTTCTTGTTAGCTACTTGAAGTTGTTTCCGGGGAAAAGGCCTATGGTCCTTGCTCCGAAAACAACATTATACACCTGGCACAAGGAATTCATTAAATGGAATATACCTATTCCAGTTCATCTAATCCACGGTCGCAGAACTTACAGAGTTTTCAGGCAGAAGGGTATGAAATTCCAAGGAAGTCCGTTCCAAGGAGGTCTGAATCCTGGTCTCGATGTTATGCATGTTTTGGATTGCTTGGAGAAAATTCAAAAGTGGCATGCTCAACCAAGTGTTCTTGTTATGGGTTATACCTCATTTCTGACACTAATGCGAGAAGATTCGAAGTTTGCTCACCGAAGATTTATGGCTAAAGTGTTGCGGGAGAGTCCAGGGTTGCTGGTGCTAGACGAAGGGCATAACCCGAGGAGTACTAAATCAAGGTTAAGGAAGGTTTTGATGAAAGTACAAACTGATCTGAGAATTTTGCTTTCAGGTACTTTGTTTCAGAACAATTTCTGTGAATATTTCAACACTCTATGTTTGGCGAGACCGAAGTTCATCAAAGAAGTTCTCAAGAGTTTGGACCCAAAGTTCAAGCGGAAAAGGGAAACTCAAGAAAAAGCGCGCCATTTGTTAGAATCCCGAGCAAGAAAGTTCTTCTTAGATAACATTGCAAGGAAAATTGATTCGAAAGAAACGGATGAAAGAATGGAGGGCCTAAATATGCTGAGAAACATGACCAGTAGGTTCATCGATGTGTATGAAGGCGGTGCTTCTGATGGCCTTCCGGGTTTACAGATTTATACCATATTGATGAATTCAACAGACATACAACACGAGACTTTGATCAAACTCCGTGATATTATGGCTACATACAACGGATACCCTCTCGAATTGGAGCTTCTGATAACACTTGCATCAATACATCCTTGGCTGGTTAAAACTTCCAACTGTGTCAACAAGTTCTTTGATTGGGAAGAACTGGCGAAGCTTGAGAAGCTGAAGAATGATTTCAAAAAAGGGTCGAAAGTGATGTTCGTCTTGAATCTTATATTCCGAGTAGTCCAGAAGGAGAAAGTTCTCATCTTTTGTCACAACATTGCGCCCATTAATATGTTCATCGAATTGTTTGAGAGTGTGTTTCAGTGGCAGAGGGGTAGAGAAATCATGTCCCTCACAGGCGATCTCGAGCTGTTCGAAAGAGGAAGAGTGATGGATAAGTTTGAAGAACCCGGTAGCCCTTGCAGGGTACTTCTCGCATCAATTACAGCTTGTGCTGAAGGGATTAGTTTGACAGCAGCTTCACGGGTAATCATGTTGGATTCGGAATGGAATCCTTCGAAGACGAAGCAGGCTATAGCAAGGGCTTTTCGTCCGGGTCAACAGAAGGTAGTATATGTGTATCAGCTCCTTGCTACTGGTACACTTGAGGAAGATAAGTATAGGAGAACAACATGGAAAGAATGGGTATCTAGTATGATATTTAGCGAGGCGTTCGTCGAGGACCCTTCTCGCTGGCAAGCCGAAAAGATTGAAGATGATGTTTTAAGAGAAATGGTCggggaagataaagttaaaTCATTCCACATGATAATGAAGAATGAGAAGGCTTCAACTGGCTGA